In the Blastopirellula marina genome, one interval contains:
- the mutM gene encoding bifunctional DNA-formamidopyrimidine glycosylase/DNA-(apurinic or apyrimidinic site) lyase yields the protein MPELPEVETMRRGVLGLVGGRIESFEKLACERRPIGITPTAGVLKKKLVGRTIQRIDRLGKRVLLVLDDQSRLMFEPRMTGLVLISDPPTRDHLRVRLTLSGSQHPELLYWDRRGLGSVRWFSAEQFAEEFHQGRLGPDALDVDATTFREKFSSTRQPIKVALLDQRRIAGIGNLYASEILHLAKVHPATPCSNVSSQAWKQIHACMVEVLELAIRYEGSTLNDGTYRNALNQNGSYQNEHRVYAKQGEVCRSCGKGVIVRTVQAQRATFHCPRCQKEK from the coding sequence TTGCCGGAACTTCCTGAAGTCGAAACGATGCGACGGGGCGTGCTGGGCCTGGTTGGTGGTCGTATCGAAAGCTTTGAAAAACTGGCGTGCGAACGTCGTCCCATCGGCATTACCCCCACCGCTGGTGTGCTGAAAAAAAAGTTGGTTGGTCGCACGATCCAACGGATCGACCGGCTCGGAAAGCGGGTGCTGCTGGTCCTGGACGACCAATCGCGGCTGATGTTCGAGCCCCGCATGACCGGACTGGTGCTCATTTCGGATCCACCAACACGCGATCATTTACGCGTCCGGCTCACCCTTTCCGGCTCGCAACATCCGGAGCTTTTGTACTGGGACCGCCGCGGACTCGGTTCGGTTCGGTGGTTTTCGGCGGAACAATTTGCCGAAGAGTTCCACCAGGGGCGGCTCGGGCCGGATGCGCTCGATGTCGATGCGACGACCTTCCGCGAGAAGTTTTCTTCCACGCGGCAGCCGATCAAGGTCGCGCTGTTGGATCAGCGGCGGATTGCTGGCATCGGAAATCTGTATGCTTCCGAGATCCTGCACCTGGCAAAGGTCCATCCGGCGACGCCGTGCAGTAACGTCAGTTCCCAGGCCTGGAAGCAGATTCATGCCTGCATGGTCGAAGTGCTGGAACTGGCCATTCGGTACGAAGGATCGACCCTCAACGACGGGACTTATCGCAACGCATTGAACCAAAACGGCAGCTATCAGAACGAGCACCGCGTGTATGCCAAGCAGGGCGAAGTGTGTCGTTCGTGTGGTAAAGGGGTGATTGTGCGGACGGTTCAAGCCCAACGGGCGACCTTCCATTGCCCCCGCTGCCAGAAGGAGAAATAA
- the trpB gene encoding tryptophan synthase subunit beta: MESLGTASRNVPDPAGRFGPFGGRYVPETLTQALDELAAEYEKAVQDPTFFEELKGLLRDFVGRPSPFYHAKRLSEQVGGAQIWLKREDTNHTGAHKINNTLGQALLTLRMGKKRVIAETGAGQHGVATATACAHFGIPCVVYMGEEDIRRQAPNVFSMKLLGAEVRPVTTGSRTLRDAINEAMRDWMASVQDTHYILGSVVGPHPFPRIVRDFQAVIGEEARQQSLDRLGMLPNKVVACVGGGSNAAGMFYPFVEDKEVELIGVEAGGRGPKAGDHASPLTYGQPGVLHGSYSYVMQDEDGQTCDVHSMSAGLDYPGVGPEHSYWKATGRVEYTCCEDNDAMKGFDALAASEGILPALESSHAVAKAMEVAAKMPKDQVVLVCLSGRGDKDAAEIARLKGVKY; the protein is encoded by the coding sequence ATGGAAAGTCTAGGTACCGCCAGTCGTAATGTTCCTGATCCCGCCGGCCGCTTTGGTCCGTTCGGGGGGCGATATGTCCCTGAAACGTTGACCCAGGCCCTCGACGAGCTCGCGGCTGAATACGAAAAGGCCGTGCAGGATCCTACCTTCTTCGAAGAACTGAAGGGCCTGCTGCGAGACTTCGTTGGTCGTCCCTCGCCGTTTTATCATGCCAAGCGGCTGAGCGAGCAAGTCGGTGGTGCTCAAATCTGGCTCAAACGCGAAGACACCAATCACACCGGCGCTCACAAAATCAACAACACGCTCGGCCAGGCTCTGCTGACCCTGCGCATGGGCAAAAAGCGTGTCATCGCCGAAACCGGTGCCGGCCAGCATGGCGTGGCCACGGCAACCGCTTGTGCTCACTTCGGCATTCCTTGCGTCGTGTACATGGGCGAAGAAGACATTCGCCGCCAGGCCCCTAACGTCTTCAGCATGAAACTGCTGGGCGCGGAAGTTCGCCCGGTAACCACCGGTTCGCGAACCCTCCGCGACGCGATCAACGAAGCGATGCGCGATTGGATGGCTTCGGTTCAAGACACCCACTACATCCTGGGTAGCGTCGTTGGTCCGCATCCTTTCCCACGGATCGTGCGCGACTTCCAAGCCGTGATCGGCGAAGAAGCCCGCCAGCAAAGTCTCGATCGCCTGGGCATGCTCCCCAATAAGGTCGTGGCCTGCGTCGGTGGCGGCAGCAACGCGGCTGGCATGTTCTATCCATTTGTTGAAGACAAAGAGGTCGAACTGATCGGCGTCGAAGCTGGCGGTCGCGGTCCCAAGGCCGGCGATCACGCTTCGCCCCTCACCTACGGCCAGCCAGGCGTGCTGCATGGTAGCTACAGCTACGTGATGCAGGACGAAGACGGCCAAACGTGCGACGTTCACTCGATGTCGGCAGGCCTTGACTATCCCGGCGTTGGTCCCGAGCACAGCTACTGGAAGGCCACCGGCCGCGTCGAGTACACGTGCTGCGAGGACAACGACGCGATGAAAGGTTTCGACGCGCTGGCCGCTTCGGAAGGGATTCTGCCGGCGCTGGAATCTTCGCATGCCGTGGCCAAGGCCATGGAAGTCGCCGCCAAAATGCCGAAGGATCAGGTCGTTTTGGTGTGTCTGTCCGGTCGCGGAGATAAAGACGCCGCCGAGATCGCCCGCCTCAAAGGCGTTAAGTATTAA
- a CDS encoding DUF3500 domain-containing protein, which produces MPSRLPLVPPNRRDFLQTAAATTAGLALGATSLLAADEAPKQETPESLVKVLYDTLSDKQKKDITFDWDHETVFQGKLRTHVENNWHIVDQTIAGNYYTKDQQHLIRQIFVGMVNPEWVEKFDQQLKDDAGGFGKQQNIAIFGKPGEGKFELVITGRHMTMRCDGNSAEHVAFGGPIFYGHAAKAFNEKSDHPGNVFWHQAQAANKVYEILDGKQQQVALVKKSPVEQENSFQGPEAKFTGIKVGDLSDDQKEAVQGVLKLLIEPYRQSDQDEVVACLNKYGGLDACHLSFYEDSDMGNDKVWDNWRLEGPSFVWYFRGKPHVHCWVNVADSHKVPFNAA; this is translated from the coding sequence ATGCCAAGTCGCCTTCCCCTGGTCCCCCCCAATCGACGCGATTTTCTGCAGACTGCTGCTGCCACGACGGCTGGCCTTGCCCTCGGTGCTACTTCGCTACTAGCCGCCGATGAAGCACCCAAGCAAGAGACGCCTGAGTCACTCGTGAAAGTTCTGTACGACACGCTGAGCGACAAGCAGAAAAAGGACATCACGTTCGACTGGGATCACGAGACGGTCTTCCAAGGGAAGCTGCGAACCCACGTCGAGAACAACTGGCACATCGTCGACCAGACGATCGCCGGCAATTACTACACCAAGGATCAGCAGCACCTGATTCGGCAGATCTTTGTGGGGATGGTCAATCCGGAATGGGTCGAAAAGTTTGACCAGCAGTTGAAGGACGATGCCGGCGGCTTCGGCAAGCAGCAAAACATCGCCATCTTCGGTAAACCTGGCGAAGGGAAGTTCGAGCTGGTGATCACTGGTCGTCACATGACGATGCGCTGCGACGGCAACTCGGCCGAGCACGTCGCCTTTGGCGGACCGATCTTCTATGGTCATGCGGCCAAAGCATTCAACGAAAAGTCGGACCACCCCGGCAACGTCTTCTGGCACCAGGCCCAAGCCGCCAACAAGGTGTACGAGATCCTCGACGGCAAGCAGCAGCAGGTCGCGCTGGTGAAGAAGAGCCCCGTCGAACAGGAAAACAGTTTCCAAGGTCCCGAAGCCAAGTTCACCGGTATCAAAGTGGGTGACCTTTCCGACGATCAGAAGGAAGCCGTACAAGGCGTGCTGAAGCTTTTGATCGAGCCCTATCGTCAAAGCGATCAAGACGAAGTGGTGGCCTGCTTGAACAAGTATGGCGGCCTGGATGCGTGCCACCTGTCGTTCTACGAAGATTCGGACATGGGCAACGACAAGGTGTGGGACAACTGGCGTCTGGAAGGACCGAGCTTCGTCTGGTACTTCCGAGGCAAGCCGCATGTTCACTGCTGGGTGAACGTCGCCGACTCGCACAAAGTTCCCTTCAACGCCGCCTAA
- the trpA gene encoding tryptophan synthase subunit alpha has protein sequence MSAVDRAFETLRSQNKKALVPFVTAGDPSLEITAAALTELGKRGATVCEVGIPYSDPIADGPVIQASYTRALDKKIKLKSILETIGSVTPTLPCPVVTMISYAIIHRHGPEQFLEMAQAAGVSGAIVPDLLVEESEAFAKLCKERDFSLIQLVTPTTSKERAKKIVETSTGFIYYVSVAGITGERTELPPDIVDNVKWLKSQTDLPICIGFGINKPEHVYMLKDACDGVIVGSAIVRRLCEAETKPQAEVIEEVGQYADSLLEALNG, from the coding sequence ATGTCCGCAGTCGATCGAGCTTTTGAAACCCTGCGTTCGCAAAACAAAAAAGCGTTGGTTCCGTTTGTCACCGCTGGCGATCCTTCCCTGGAGATCACTGCGGCGGCCCTCACCGAACTGGGCAAACGTGGTGCGACCGTGTGCGAAGTGGGCATTCCGTACAGCGACCCTATCGCCGACGGCCCCGTGATTCAAGCTTCGTACACCCGGGCACTCGACAAGAAGATCAAACTGAAGTCGATCCTCGAAACGATCGGCAGCGTTACGCCGACCCTCCCCTGCCCTGTCGTCACGATGATCAGCTACGCGATCATTCATCGTCACGGCCCCGAGCAGTTCCTGGAAATGGCCCAGGCCGCCGGCGTCAGCGGCGCGATCGTGCCCGACCTGTTGGTCGAAGAATCGGAAGCGTTCGCCAAGCTGTGCAAAGAGCGAGACTTCAGCCTGATCCAACTGGTCACGCCGACTACCTCCAAAGAACGAGCCAAGAAGATCGTCGAAACGTCGACCGGCTTCATCTACTACGTCTCGGTCGCTGGCATCACCGGCGAACGCACCGAACTGCCGCCAGATATCGTCGACAACGTGAAGTGGCTCAAGAGCCAAACCGACCTGCCGATCTGCATTGGCTTCGGCATCAACAAGCCAGAGCACGTCTACATGCTGAAGGATGCCTGCGACGGCGTGATCGTCGGCTCGGCCATTGTCCGCCGCCTGTGCGAAGCAGAAACGAAGCCCCAGGCAGAGGTCATCGAGGAAGTCGGCCAGTATGCCGACTCGCTGCTGGAAGCCTTGAACGGCTAG